From the Jilunia laotingensis genome, the window TTAGTACCGTCAGCGCTTCCAACCAGTTTGTTCAGCTTTCCCCATTGTTCGGCAACCGATTGTTTTTCTTTCCATTCGACTTCGATCTCTTTCAAACGTTTTTTGTTCTCTTCTTGTTGCAACAAACGAACCTCAATTAAAGACAACCGGTGTTCTGTTTCCTGATTAGCCGTCTGACAGGCACTAATAGATTCTGTCAATTTATCGGGATTTTCTATTTGTTTTTGTTGCTCGGTCAATTCCTGAACCACTTTTATAAGTTGCTTTATCTCTCCTTGCAAGGTGGATATTCCCACCTGCATCTTCTCTACTTCTTTACGGGAAATCTCCAATGTTTCTGAGATTTCTTTTTCTTTTCTATGGACTGCCCTTTCAGCATCATCGGCCGTCTTCCCCTTCAACAATCCTTTACGTTCTTGTTGCAAACGCTTAAGTTCCTCATCAATCGCATTATAACGAACTCGTTCTGTAGATTCCGTTTGCCGAAATATCTGTAGCTGTTCCTCTATCGCCACTGTCTGCTGCATCAATAACCGGAGTTGATTAAGTTTTTCCCGGACAACTTCACAATGATTTCTCATTTTTTTTATCAACTCATCATTTCGTTGCCATTCTGAATAAAGAAGTTGGTATTGATTCATTTTTCCTTCTAATTCATGCAGACGTTGAGTCAGTTCCTTCAAAAGAGTGTTCAGATAATCTTTTGAAGGTTCAGCCCCCGGATAGGCTGCCACTATCTCCTCTTGAAACTTCTGTTGATCAATTAAATTGCGTATGTCCCGTTGAAGTGCAATTTCACGGTCATTCATTTGTTTATAGACTTCAGAAGCCGCTTTATATTCTTTCTCAACAGAATGATACAAAGTGTCGACAGCACTTCCTTCTATTCCATATGGATGCGATAAACTACCACAAACAGGGCAGGCTTCACCGGCATGAAGATTATGACGCAAAGCGATGACGTTTTGGCTCATGGCCAACCGGGCATTTTCATATATATGTTGTAACACATTTAGTTGTCCCGCCTTGTCAGTAAGTTGCTGTGTCAGAACAGCCAGTTGAGTAGATAATTCCGCTTGTTTGGCACGCAAATCCGTCAGCAATCGACTCGCCTGTAATGTACGTTGAACAAGAGCTTGCTGTTGCAACAATCTATTTTGCTCCTCACCAATAGATTGAATACCAAAAGCATTCAGATCAGACACCCGGTTATCATTTTCCTTTTGATAGAATAACAGTTGTTGTTCTTCACGAACCACAGTCTCTTCTATCTGTTGCAAATCTACCGATAGAGATACGCCCTTCTTCAATAATTTGCTTAGGGAAATGCAAGATGAATCTAATTCAACTTTAACAAGGCGTTGCTTTTCCTCTGAATCAATCGTTTGTTTATGTAATACGTTCAAAGTATCTTCAGACTGCCTTATATTTTCTTTCAAAGTCTGTAAACGGATGTCCAATTCGCGAGCTTTATGTAATTCCGGCTGAAGTGTTTCCCATTGTTCACGAAAATGCATAAGATATTCCGTTTGTTGAAGCAGACTCTCCTGAAGTTTTTTCAATTTTTCTAACTCTACAGATTCTTCCTCTTGCTTCTTTAGAAGTTGTTCACGATGCTGCCCTAAAGTCCGGACAACAGTCAATTGACCGTTCAATTCAGTAAGCTTTTTCACTCCATCATTACGCAGTTGAACCAATTCTTCCTTATTTTTCTGCAAAGCCACTAATTCTTCTTCAGGAAGCAGTTCGATGAGACTGATGGACTGTTTAAGTAGATTCATTGCTTCGTCAGCAGCTTTACTGCGCGCATATATTTCACGAGAAACACGAGAATATATCTCAGTTCCTGTCAGCTTTTCCAGCAACTCGGCTTTGGCAGACTCCTTGGACTTTAAGAAGGTGGCAAAATCATTTTGCGCCAATAAGACGGTACGGGTAAATTGTTCATATGTCAATCCGACCAATCCAACCAACTGACTGAGAAGTTCTGTTTTCGTACCTTGTAACTCTTCTCCTTTATT encodes:
- a CDS encoding AAA family ATPase, whose translation is MKILSIRLKNLASIEGTFEIDFTAEPLHSAGIFAISGATGAGKSTILDALCLALYDKTPRFTASGENLYLSDVGENQVNQSDVRNILRRGMGEGFAEVDFQGSTGYLYRSRWSVRRARGKSMGSLQPQVIQVIDLNKGEELQGTKTELLSQLVGLVGLTYEQFTRTVLLAQNDFATFLKSKESAKAELLEKLTGTEIYSRVSREIYARSKAADEAMNLLKQSISLIELLPEEELVALQKNKEELVQLRNDGVKKLTELNGQLTVVRTLGQHREQLLKKQEEESVELEKLKKLQESLLQQTEYLMHFREQWETLQPELHKARELDIRLQTLKENIRQSEDTLNVLHKQTIDSEEKQRLVKVELDSSCISLSKLLKKGVSLSVDLQQIEETVVREEQQLLFYQKENDNRVSDLNAFGIQSIGEEQNRLLQQQALVQRTLQASRLLTDLRAKQAELSTQLAVLTQQLTDKAGQLNVLQHIYENARLAMSQNVIALRHNLHAGEACPVCGSLSHPYGIEGSAVDTLYHSVEKEYKAASEVYKQMNDREIALQRDIRNLIDQQKFQEEIVAAYPGAEPSKDYLNTLLKELTQRLHELEGKMNQYQLLYSEWQRNDELIKKMRNHCEVVREKLNQLRLLMQQTVAIEEQLQIFRQTESTERVRYNAIDEELKRLQQERKGLLKGKTADDAERAVHRKEKEISETLEISRKEVEKMQVGISTLQGEIKQLIKVVQELTEQQKQIENPDKLTESISACQTANQETEHRLSLIEVRLLQQEENKKRLKEIEVEWKEKQSVAEQWGKLNKLVGSADGTKFKVIAQSYTLNLLLLHANKHLAYLSKRYKLQQVPGTLALQVVDCDMCDEVRTVYSLSGGESFLISLALALGLSSLSSNNLKVESLFIDEGFGSLDADSLRTAMEALEQLQMQGRKIGVISHVQEMSERISVQVQLRKLVNGKSEIVVLSA